Below is a window of Parafrankia irregularis DNA.
GCGGTGGTGACCCTGCGCCCCGGCGCCGAGGTCTCCGCCGCCGAGCTGACCGCACTCGTCCGGGAACGAAAGGGCCCGCATCACGCCCCGAAGAGCGTGGACGTCGTCGACCAGCTACCGATGAGCCCGGTCGGCAAACCAGACAAGAAGGCTCTGCGCGCCCGCTACTGGTCCGACGGCGAACGCCGGGTCCACTGAAGGCCGCTTCCCCAAAAGATCATCTGGCGTGGAAGGGCAGCGGACGGATCCGCATCCGATCACGCAGAAGCGTGACGACCGCGCCCGCCGCGAGATCGTCCTCCACATGCGGAAGATTGGCGAGCAACAGATCCGCCTGCTGGTCAGGCGTCAGATCGTTCAGATGCCGCAACAGCACGAAGGAGGGTGCAGCCAGAAGCTGTGTCGCAAGAATCGTGCCGAAATCGCTGTCACTGGAGACGATGACGTGATAATGCCTGGTTGCCCACACGACAATCTCGGAATCTTCCGCCGTGCCCAGGCCGACGTCGAAGACATGGCAGGCCTCGTAGCCGGCCTTCTGTAAGGTTGCTGCCACCCGCGGAGACAGGTTGGCGTCGACCAGAATCCTCACGCAGGCTCAGCCAGCGGCAGCTCACGTTCACTCACAGCGGCCGCGGCATATTCCAACGCGGCCAGGACGTCAGCGCGCTCAAGGTAGGGGTAGTCCGTCAGGACCTCGTCAATCGTGCGGCCGGCCGCGAGCTGCCCGACGACGGCACTGACCGTGACCCGCATCCCCCTGATGCAGGGCAGCCCACCCATGCGCGCGGAGTCGACAGTTATCCGTTCGAAGGCCATCCATCCATGCTAGTCGCGCCCTCCGCACCTGCGTGTGGTCTGCCGGTTCCACCTGAGCGTTCTCGGTCGACCAGCCCCGCGGAGGTTGTCGCACTGCCTGCCGATGTGCCGCCGCCACTGCCGCGCTGTCACCGAGCAAGGAG
It encodes the following:
- a CDS encoding DUF5615 family PIN-like protein, whose amino-acid sequence is MRILVDANLSPRVAATLQKAGYEACHVFDVGLGTAEDSEIVVWATRHYHVIVSSDSDFGTILATQLLAAPSFVLLRHLNDLTPDQQADLLLANLPHVEDDLAAGAVVTLLRDRMRIRPLPFHAR
- a CDS encoding DUF433 domain-containing protein produces the protein MAFERITVDSARMGGLPCIRGMRVTVSAVVGQLAAGRTIDEVLTDYPYLERADVLAALEYAAAAVSERELPLAEPA